The Kribbella amoyensis genomic sequence AGCAGCACGTCGCCGAGGCCGAACTTCACCGCCTCCGGACCGCTGAGCATCTTGTTCTGGTTCAGCGCGTTCTCGACGACGACCTTGACGGCCTTGTCGGCGCCGATCAGGTTCGGCAGCAGGAAGTTGCCGCCCCAGCCGGGGATCAGGCCGAGGAACACCTCGGGCGTCGCGAGCATCCCGGCCGCGACCGAGATCGTCCGGTACTGCGCGTGCAGCGCGACCTCGAGCCCGCCGCCGAGCGCCACCCCGTTGACGAAGGCGAACGACGGCTTGCCACCGTCGACCAGCTTGCGCAGCACGCCATGGCCGATCCGGCCCAGGTTCAGCGCCTGCTCCCGGCCGGCCAGCTTCGGTACGCCGGTCAGGTCGGCGCCGGCGGCCAGGATGAACGGCTTGCCGGTGACCCCGATGGCGACGACCTCGTCCCGCGCGAGGGCGGTGTCGATCGCGGTGTTGAGCGAGGCCAGACCCTTGGGGCCGAAGGTGTTCGGCTTGGTGTGGTCGTGCCCGTTGTCGAGGGTGATGAGCGCCATCGTGCCGGCCTTGTTCGGCAGCACCACGTCGCGCGAGTGCGCGTACGTGACGACCTCGTCGGTCTCGATCGCGACCGCCTCGTCGATCAGCTCCTGCAGGCTCACTTGGCCGCCCCTTCCCAGTTCGGGTTCTCCCAGATCACGGTGCCGCCCATGCCGAGGCCGACGCACATCGTGGTCAGGCCGTACCGGACCTCGGGGCGCTGCTCGAACTGCTTGGCCAGCTGGTTCATCAGCCGGACCCCGGACGAGGCCAGCGGGTGCCCGAACGCGATCGCGCCGCCGTACGGGTTGACCCGTGGGTCGTCGTCGGCGATGCCGTAGTGCTCGAGGAACGCCAATACCTGAACGGCGAACGCCTCGTTCACCTCGAACGCCTGGATGTCGTCGATGGTCAGCCCGGCCAGCTTCAGCGCCTTCTCGGTGGCCGGCACCGGGCCGACGCCCATCACCTCCGGCTCGACGCCCGCGAAGCCGTACGACACCAGCTTCATCTTCGGGGTCAGCCCGTACTGCGCGGCCGCCTCGGCCGAGGTCAGGATGCAGGCCGTGGCGCCGTCGTTGATGCCGGCGGAGTTGCCCGCGGTCACCCGGCCGTGCGGGCGGAACGGGGTCTTCAGCGCGGCCAGGTCCTCGACCGTCGTGCCCGGGCGCATCGGCTCGTCGGTGGCAGCGTAGCCCCAGCCGTTCTCGGCCGAGCGGGTCGCCACCGGGACCAGGTCGGGCTGGATCAGGTCGTTCGCGTACGCCTTCGCGGCGCGCTCCTGGGAGGCCGCGGCGAACGCGTCGGCGCGCTGCTTGGTGATGGTGGGGAACCGGTCGTGCAGGTTCTCCGCGGTCGAGCCCATCACCAGCGCGGAGGTGTCGACGAGCTTCTCGGAGATGATCCGCGGGTTCGGGTCGACGCCCTCGCCCATCGGGTGCCGGCCCATGTGCTCGACCCCGCCGGCCACGACCACGTCGTACGCGCCGAACGCGATCCCGGCGGCGGTGGTGGTGACAGCGGTCATCGCGCCGGCGCACATCCGGTCGATGGCGTAGCCGGGCGTGGTGTTCGGCAGCCCGGCCAGCAGCGCGGCGGTCCGGCCGATGGTCAGGCCCTGGTCGCCGATCTGGGTGGTGGCCGCGATCGCGACCTCGTCCACGGTCTCGGCCGGCAACGACGGGTTGCGCCGGAGCAGCTCACGGATGCACTTGATCACCAGGTCGTCGGCGCGGGTCTCGGCGTACTGGCCCTTGGCCTTGCCGAACGGGGTGCGAACGCCGTCGACGAACACGACATCGCGGATCTCACGGGGCACGAGGGCGCCCTCCTTCGTCTCGGAAGCTGCCTGAATGCTACCCGTGGGTAACACAACGCCCCAAGAAGGCGCGCCTGTGCCGCTGCTCACAGCCCGTCCCCGGACCGCCAGCACTCATCAACTCGGCCGGCCGGCGTCGGCGGGGGACTGCTGAGCGTGACCGGTCCAGAGCGGTCGGAGTTGCTGAGTGGTGGGTGTCCGGTAACCCGTGGCATCCGGGCGCGATCAGGCGCATGCTGGAAGCCACGCACGTCTCAGGAGCGGTTCTATGAACAACCTTGATCTGGCGGTACCGGTGCTCAGCCGGGGGAAACATCGCAATCCGCGGAAGGGCGCCTGCTTCATGGAGTTCGCGTCGTACCTGGCGGGGGAGCCGTGGTCGGACCATCCGGGCTGCACACATCCTCTGCTCGCCGGGGTGGCCCGCGACGTCAACGACTGCACGACCGATGCCGGGCGATCCCGGCTCGCGCCGTTGGTCCCATCGGTGATCGGGCTGACCCCGGACGACCCACACGTCGTCCCACGGGTTACCGCCGCCTGCATCCAGCACGCGCTACCGGTGGTGTCGCAGGAGCGGCAGTACATCCTCGCGGTCGCGCTGCTGGTCGCCGAACGGCAGCTGGCGCAGCTGGACGGACGTCCGGCCGACAGCATGTCGCCGGAGTCGCAGGCGGTACTCGACGCGGTCCCGTCGGCGACGAAGTGGGCGCGGTCGTTCACCGCCCGCCCGCATCGGGGTACCCCCGACTTCGCCCGGCGGACGGCGCCGAGAGCGGTCTCCTGCGCGGTGGAGGGGATCTCGCAGGCCTGCGTCCCGGATCCGGACGAGCGGCTCTTCCTGCTGCTCAACGACGCGATCTCCGAATGCAAGCGCTGGATGCCGAAACCGACCGTCCACGAGCCGGCTGAAACACCGGGTCCGGCGCTGGTCGAAGAGGAGTCCGTGCACATTCGGTAGTAGCGAGTACGCTGCGCCGTGTGACTCTGGAGATCGATACCGGTACGGGGTTGATGCCCGTCCACGTCTGGGAACCCGCGTCCGGTACCGGACCCGGTGTGCTGTTGCTTCAGGAGATCTTCGGGGTCTCCGAGTACATCCAGGAGCGCGGCGCCCAGTTGGCGGCCCTCGGGTACTACGTGGTGGCGCCCGAGGTGTACTGGCGGCTGCCCGACGTCGACCTGGATCCCGACGCGCCCGATCTGCTCGAGCGTGCGCTCGGGGTGATGGGCCGGCTCGACTGGCCGACCGCGGTCTCCGACTCGGTGGCCGCGCTGGAGTACTTGCGTGGCCGTGACACCCAGGTCGGGGTGGTCGGCTTCTGTTTCGGTGGCGGGCTGGGGTTCAAC encodes the following:
- a CDS encoding thiolase family protein, whose product is MPREIRDVVFVDGVRTPFGKAKGQYAETRADDLVIKCIRELLRRNPSLPAETVDEVAIAATTQIGDQGLTIGRTAALLAGLPNTTPGYAIDRMCAGAMTAVTTTAAGIAFGAYDVVVAGGVEHMGRHPMGEGVDPNPRIISEKLVDTSALVMGSTAENLHDRFPTITKQRADAFAAASQERAAKAYANDLIQPDLVPVATRSAENGWGYAATDEPMRPGTTVEDLAALKTPFRPHGRVTAGNSAGINDGATACILTSAEAAAQYGLTPKMKLVSYGFAGVEPEVMGVGPVPATEKALKLAGLTIDDIQAFEVNEAFAVQVLAFLEHYGIADDDPRVNPYGGAIAFGHPLASSGVRLMNQLAKQFEQRPEVRYGLTTMCVGLGMGGTVIWENPNWEGAAK
- a CDS encoding dienelactone hydrolase family protein; translation: MTLEIDTGTGLMPVHVWEPASGTGPGVLLLQEIFGVSEYIQERGAQLAALGYYVVAPEVYWRLPDVDLDPDAPDLLERALGVMGRLDWPTAVSDSVAALEYLRGRDTQVGVVGFCFGGGLGFNVAAVSSPDVLVSYYGSALPNLLGLAPEVDATSLHHFGDADDYLPPDTVDAIVTALGDVEVYRYPGAGHAFDNPMPAFHHAEASALAWQRTEAFLSRHLPNEDPA